CTCCAGTATGCCAAAGCTCTATGCGATCAGAAATGACATACAGTATACCTCACGTACTTGGCATGGGGGAAAAAGTGTTTGACGCCTCCAAATCTCTTCCCTGTCCATCAGGCCCATGCATCAACTTGGGATGTTTCATCGTTGGATGAATACGAACTCATTACACTACTGAAAACTGAACAAGAATTAAAAGAATCTTCAACCCCAACCAGACTCAAATTGGCCTTCTGAGCTGACGAGATTTAATTTTGACGCCAGCCCTGAATTCCTGGCCGTGTGAGACGAGCCAGACCAACATCCAAGGGGATTTCTAGGCTTCAATTCGAGGAGCATGATtgggtacttcgtacgacTCAAAATTTGAATACATGTCTCGCCCGTAGCGTGGCACGTTCCCGTTCGCAGCACGTGGGTTGATGCGTCTTATCTCCGCTTGGAGTCGGACGGCACAGACGTGGGTTTAATCGCGGATTGAGGCCAAATGCAGATGTCAGCAGTGCAAACGAAGAAAACGAACGTCGCATGGGATGTCTCAAATGGGCAATAGATCGGCTCTGTCACGGACATGCCGGACTCACGGCAGTTGACCGAAATATGGTGACGGTCCAATGAGATGGCTGAGATTCCGAAGTTCCTGTGGAGTTTTGCTGCTGTGCTCGCTGCTCAGCCTTGCGGAGAGAGCCACTAGCTGGACTTCATCGTGAAAGTTTGCCGAGTCCATCCCTGACTGGCAATGAGCTAAACTAACCTGGGTTGGCACCAAATCGTTTTGAAGCCCCTGTGGCTTGAAgctggtggcggccggcATTGATGATGGCAAATTCTTGATGTCCCTGAGCTCGCGCACTCAATGGCTAGTTCAGCTGTCTGAGATTTTGTCGATTAAGAAAATGTCAATTACTGTCTGCATCCTCCTCCATATTTTGCGTCATGAACACCGGCTTTGGACCTTTAGATGAATGACGAGAATCCACGGATTGAGGATtagtgagtgagagagaaTGGACAAGTCGGCAGCTCAAGACGCCGTAGACAGCATCCACGATGATCCCGACTCGAATCCTCCTATCATGGGGCGGAGCACGCAGCACAGACGGATTATCCTCACAGCACTGGCGAAATGGCTCGTAACTGTCACATTGGCCGTGTCCGTATACCTCGTTCTCTGGAGTTATTCCAGCAGGATCGCCATGGCTAGCGACAAGAAGCGGGAGTTCAATGTCGTCATGACAGGGCTGTCCATAGGTCTGGGGTTGAGCACCGCCAGCTcgctcaaggccatggtAAGAGAACTGCGTTGGTGGCTGCTAAGCCTACGACAATACTCGTCCAAGGAGGTACGAGAGTGCTGAGAATTTTGGGGACGTTGAGGCAGAATGCTAAtacgccgcccaggccgagcTTATATTGAACAGCGAACACCTTAGCTGCATGATACAGTTGGGGTGGATATCGCGTGATTGGATCGTGCGGTCGTTTGTCCTGTTCTGGCTTTCCATCAACTTGGTATGTCTTTCTGGGAATGTGCCTTGGCTCCAGTCTCTTCTAACCGCTTCACCCCAGGCCGCGCAGATTGCCGTCGCAACAATCGGATTGACGTACAATGTGGACTCTTCGGAGATAATCGCTGTGACGGCTCCGGGGATGGTGTTTGTGCCAAACCTGTCTTCTATTGGGGACGTGAAACCAGAGACTGCTAGTCCCGAGCAGCTGCGGTATATCGCCAAGACGTAAGACCCCGCCCTTACCTGACATTAATATTGGTCACTCCGCCGACGCGAATCAGGCATGGATCATATACCGATCATAGTGTCCGCTTGGGCATGGACGAGTACCTGCCGCGTCCTGGCACTATCGAGAGCATGAAGCAGCCCAACATATTTAGCGATAGGGACTCAACCCGACATACATATGTTTTTTACGAGGCAACCGTATATAACGCGTCTGGGAGACAGCCAGGCGAAACGCGGGTGGCGACGAATCGCTCCATAACTTTTTTGACGACTTGTAGCAGCCATAAGGTCCTCAATGATGACGCCTGGAACACGACAGTCACCCTCGATGATGGCCACAAGACTCGTATCGGGCTTCCCAACTCCAGCGGTTTGAACCAAACGCTCTTCATGACCGACTCAGAACAGCCGGACCTGACGACTAGGTGGAGCATTATCAATGTCCTCGAGGCGTCGTCAACGGACTCGTGGCACTATAGGTGCAATGTTTCCGCCGAGCACGTCACTAATGCTGTGCTGGTAGAGCACGAAGTCAGCGACTTCGTCGCGACGGTGGCCTCAGCGGCCATCGCACTTCAGGGATTTGGTGCTGCTTTGAACGCAGCGAACTGCAGCAGGTCCCGGGATCAGTTCCAGAGCTACCCGTTCAAATCCTACTACGGGGGCCCGCAGCAAGGTAACGGGGCCGCGTTGGCCTGGCGCATGTCGCTGTTTGCAGCAGGCTTTATCGCAAGCGTCGCTGAGTCCAACTATCTTCAAATGGTCCCCGGTCTAGCCCCCTTGGATACAGTTGTTCTTAAGCTATTCGATTGGGGGTATGTGCATCTTAACCTCGGACTCATCGTGGGACtacagctgctgctcgccgctggGACGCTTGGGGTCGTCACACGCCATTGCCACCCACCACCGCAAATACTAGACACGGCCGACAATCAACGTTCGACTCAAACAAACTCCTGGTCGTACATTGACATGTAACAATCAAGGTTGCGTCGCCCACCATCGTCTACTGCTCATCCGACTGCAGCCCCTGCCTCGGAGTTCGTTCTCTCGTCGAGCCACCGACACGATCATCGCCTCGATGGCTATGACGGCTAGGCACAACAGCGGATATGCTTTCAGCCCAACGAAACGTGTCGAGCGCCTCATCGTGTCGACGGCGGTAGTATCGGCTCACGCGCGGTACGAGAAAAATCTAAACTCGTACATTATCAAGCAACGTGGTCGAGCCACTCCGGTGTTGGTTGGGAGCAAGTTGAGAAGGACTGTGCTACTGAAGTCGCAGCAAGACCCCAGCAGAACCCGTACTTGGTGGTCATCCTGATCGGTCTCGCACAGCAACAGTAGCACGCGTTGGAACTGGCAACGAGAGAGCAGATATCGGGAGTAAAGGTATGCAAAGTTAATGAGCGCACCTATTGTTTTTGTCATGGCTAACAGTATAGACATCGTCTAAGCAGCTACGCACTTCCGACCACGGCGCTACGTGTAAAATGCACCTACATACGACTAGAAACACTTGAACGTATGTCACCATGTTTGACGACCCTATAGGGCCCTCCCGGCAGTGGAGTATCTCCTTCTGGTATTTGCTTGTTCCTTCAGCGTCAGATCTCGAAGAAATAGAAACGTCAGACGGGATAAATACAAGAATCGTGTTGACGCAACCACTTGGTCTGCAAGACATGCAGTTATGTTGTGAAGTGGTGCGACTAGGCACGACGGCAAAGGCATTCTGGATCCGGCGGGCATGTCAGACACGGCGAAGCATTCTAATCGGATTCACATACAGATGATACATAGTTGGAATTACTTTGCAACAATAAAATCGGAACATAGCGACCTCTTTCAACCTCAACAAACTTATGAATGCCATACACCCCGAATTTGTCTCAGATTCCACCCGTCTGCAAGTGACGAACGGAATGACCGTAGACGCCGCGGAGGGACGCGGAAATGAAAGAACTCGAGTGTAGAGAGTCGCGACGCGAATTGTAACAAAACTTTTTAGGCAGGCGGACGGTTGGTGTTGATCCTTAGTTTGAAACGGGCACAGTGATTAGATGCAGTTACAGGATCTTGTTTCAAACTTGACCTCGCCGCTGTGGCAAAGTTGACTATCGGTCTGTCATGCCTCGGGGGGGCGCAGCTATCGCGTGGTGCGGAAATCTTCAAAACAGATGGGGCTCTGCAATCTTGCTCCAGACTTGTTACGGACTGGGAGATTCGATGGTGTGTCACGCGAGGTCTGAATGATCACAAAGAGAGGAATATTGGCATGCTCACGAGGGGCGGTGTAATCCTCCAAAGGATGGAGCCAAGAACTACGTAACAGTCAACTTTCTCCGCCGGAACCGGAACGAGAGTGGAAGACAATACCTCGCACAGTGGGGCATGATGCTAGTACTTCGTGGATACTTGTGAAGCTATAcgcggcaagggcaacggCTTAGTCCTGTGCGGAGATCCCTGATTACGTGCTACGTATGCTCATCAGATGGTCTGGGGGTGCCAAGATACTCAATCTGTTCTATACGTGATCTCAATATGCTCGCTAATCGGCGCAGAGACTGCAAGTGAGATGAAACTTTCCTCCCTGGGACGCTCGACGCTCTGGTTAGTTGAAAGGTATCTGCACGTGGTCAAGGCAATGATGCTACCTCAGCCATTCATGTTCTAGGGCTTCTCTGGCCTGCTCGTCACTTCATAGTCGTtgctctcgtcgctcgcctTTCTTTCCCAGCCCCTTTTTCAAACCGTTTCGCCTGCCTAGTCAGGCTAGATCTCCGGCGGATTCGGAAGGAGTTAAGCATATGTTGATCGGAGAGCCTAAATCATGTCATCGTAGCTTTGGTGTTGTAGGGCTTGTGTTCGAAGGCGCAGCCCAGCCACCGTGCGCGACCTGACTGCAGGCTTACTCCGCCACCACGAAACTTGCTCACCGCGCATTCCAGTCTCTCCAATGCCTCCCGCGTCCTCTAAATGATGTTATCAACGAGTCTGGTGTTGTCTGGGAAAAATAATCGGGAGTCGTTGCATGGCTTAGTCGCGTCGGTCTCGGTACAAGTACTGTGCAAGCCACAACGCGGCATTAACATCGGGGATATTGTCAATGACTGTTAGCATGGTTTGATGTCCAATCCCGCTGGCGATCCGCGAAACGTCCACGACTAGTCCTCCTATGGTGCTATCCAGTCAACATCTAGATCATACTCGGTGCCTGTGGCTGGGACATTTCAAGGGGCGGCCACAACGGGCGTGCATAACGAAGTGCGCACCAGTGCCCCGTGATAGCGTCGGCTGTATCCCATAGAATTAAGAAAGACAGCCGGAATTCACAGCCcatgtactccgtactcAACATGAGGCAAGAGGCTGTGGCGCTCCGGGAGGCGTTGCACTAGTTTGGCGTGGGCCCTAACGTCGCGGAACGAAAACGTCACGGAACGAGAAGAGGTGGCGGGCAGTGTTGAGCCATCCCAAGCCTGGAATTTGGTCTATGCCAGCCGAGAAAATCTGCCGAGCCTCGAGGCATGGTCGACTGACGGGCTGATTTCTTTTGCTCCTGAGCTTGAGGTGGTGCCTTTGCCGAATTTAGGTTTTGGAAAAGGGACCATTCCGCACTCGGGTTGCACTGAGTGCACGTGTTTCGTTAATTTCATGGCGGCTGTTCGGGACAAGCCGACGGAGGTAACGAAAGTTCTCGTCCGGATTTACATCGTGTTCATAGTCGCTCTTCGGAAAGCCATTGAGCTATGACGTTCATCTTGTCGTTGATACCTCGTGCCAGCGGGACTGGCGGCTGGAAGAGGTCGTGTGAGATGTTGATCAATACTTGGCCCGCCTCTCCACAATTACGAGGCTGAGCGCATGGCATAGTCAATTTTTTGGCTGCTGCCTGTTTCCTCGTGTGCTCCGTTCGGGGGGGAGAGGAATGAAGCGTGCCCCTGCAGGACGGGCAGCTGTTCAAGGGGGAAATCATCAATCATATCCCCCAACGCATAGGGAGGCAGCGTCTTGTCCAGCGGTCAGCCTCCCGCGGAACTGAGACAGTACTGCCACGCCGCATGAATGCCCGTCGGACCAGTTTCGTTTATCGTGATGGCATTCATCTCATCGCAGCGCCCCTTCCTGGACAATAGTCGCGTGTCAGCGCACGACGGTCCGCGGGTGTCTCGTAGACGGTCCAGTCGGAGGACCTGGCTGTTGTGGCAGGGGTCTGGTGGTTACCTTTCCTGGAACAACCCTGTGATAAATCAAATGCAGAGGCACGGCATGTTTTTTTCTTCTAATTTCTTTGGAGACTTGAGCATCTTACTCCATGTTCTTAAGAGCAGGGACGCacatgtacatacatatTAAGCCCACACCGGACAATGCATTAGTGTCCTGCAAACATGAGGACCAACAGGCACACGGCATTGACGTTTTACTGGCGAGATGCCTGGAGTCATTTTGATGCTGAAAGAGTCTCCCGTGTTGCTGTCGAATCTACAATTGATGTTCCAGCGTGGAGCGGTGATCACCACGGCCCCGCTATGCCAGATGCAAGACGTGGAGCACTATGACGGCGTGTGAGGACATTACTCAGTCCATATGGGGCACTCCCACGTACCTAAGGCCTCGAACCTTCAACCAACGGCGGTGGCGTCCAATCGCCCCGACCGGCGCTGCCCCTTTTGGGAAAACGGTGGCCGCGTGGGGAGCGTGGCTTATACGTCGCATCCCGTCCAGTCAGGTTTCTCAGGGAGTAGCATTGGCCtcggagggaggggggggggaactGAGGAAGCACCGTTGAGGGCTCTGCACTGGACTTTTCGGTGGGTAATGGTGtcatttttttttctcaCGACGACGGGTGCGCTTGAGGGGTGTCAGTGCGTAAATGGGAGCAAAAGTTCTTAACTGcacgtggtggtggcgggcggccgcggcggcagcagcagcatcagcatcagaGACCAACGAGAGCTGTCATGTCGTCCGCACGTCAAGCGCAGTCTGTTTACGCCGATGAATGGACAAAGTGAAGGGGAAACGAGACGACAGAAAAGAAATCGACGGGTGTAAGTGGTCCGCCGGCATACGACGCGGTTTGAGTTCAGCTCCCAACAACGTCTCAATGGAAGATGAAGGGGGGAAAGCAAAACAAATCATAGTCTCTGGCGAAACGGGCATGCTCCCCGACAGACAACGGACGCATCGTGTGATGGGAAGATGCCTGCCCCGGCAGTGGTGTGCATGGCGCAGCCGCAGGGCAAGGCCACAAGCCACAGCCGGTAGGCCTTTTGTCACGCCGAGGGCAGTGTGAGCGCAGCAGGGAGAGAAGAAGCTCCGTCTAAAAGCTTAGTAACGTTGGCAGTagtagtaacgttagtacgtGGTtgacaggaggaggagaagtagggaggggaggggaaagggggggacCGCCAAAAAGGAACCGATCAATGTCTAGGTCGTGGCGGTGACTTGAAGGCGGGACAGTCCGAGTTTCCGGGGCGGTGGCTTGGGCTGGCATTAGAAGCCGTCGGGACTCCATAGTTGacgcccccccttttcggACTCATTCGTTGATGAAAGGTGCCCCGGCGAGTTTTTGTTTCGTCATTCTTGTCATCGATACTACTTGAAGCAACGATCCCATGTGCCGTCCCCCGATAAACAGTCGATACGAAGGGCACACGACACACCTGTCCGATGCCCGACCTGACCCTCGTGAGCCGGCTCAACGCGACATGTTGGCACCGGGACCGCGGAGATGTGATCCTgactgccgccaccacctccgctgctgcatgtgccgccgccgccgccgccgcctccgccgacaccgctgccgctgccgcagaaGACGACTCCAatggacgccgacgactctacctcctcctccgcagcCTCGCTCCACACGCGGGCGTTGTTGGGGCTGCATCACGAAAACGCTCCcgactgcagcagcaccagcagcaacctcAGCCTGACCCCCCACGCTTCCTGTAGTACCACCACCTACCCTTCATCCTCATGTtccgcctcgtcatcgccgccatccagcGTGGTTGTCGGGACAAGCAACGCCTTCGTTGACCACCAGCCCTatgcagcccagcccagctctCGCGTCGGCAGCGTTGCCGACCCGTCCCCCCCTGACTCCACGGCTCAGGCACCAAGCCGCGTGCGAGCCGAACACTCCGATCTgccgcagccaccaccatcacggtCTCTAGGTCTGTTTGA
Above is a genomic segment from Purpureocillium takamizusanense chromosome 2, complete sequence containing:
- a CDS encoding uncharacterized protein (EggNog:ENOG503P4TR~TransMembrane:3 (i33-55o75-95i140-162o)) encodes the protein MDKSAAQDAVDSIHDDPDSNPPIMGRSTQHRRIILTALAKWLVTVTLAVSVYLVLWSYSSRIAMASDKKREFNVVMTGLSIGLGLSTASSLKAMVRELRWWLLSLRQYSSKEAELILNSEHLSCMIQLGWISRDWIVRSFVLFWLSINLAAQIAVATIGLTYNVDSSEIIAVTAPGMVFVPNLSSIGDVKPETASPEQLRYIAKTHGSYTDHSVRLGMDEYLPRPGTIESMKQPNIFSDRDSTRHTYVFYEATVYNASGRQPGETRVATNRSITFLTTCSSHKVLNDDAWNTTVTLDDGHKTRIGLPNSSGLNQTLFMTDSEQPDLTTRWSIINVLEASSTDSWHYRCNVSAEHVTNAVLVEHEVSDFVATVASAAIALQGFGAALNAANCSRSRDQFQSYPFKSYYGGPQQGNGAALAWRMSLFAAGFIASVAESNYLQMVPGLAPLDTVVLKLFDWGYVHLNLGLIVGLQLLLAAGTLGVVTRHCHPPPQILDTADNQRSTQTNSWSYIDM